The following coding sequences lie in one Myxococcus xanthus genomic window:
- the rpsT gene encoding 30S ribosomal protein S20: protein MANTKSAEKRHRQSLKRRARNVTVRGEVKTAVKSAREALGSKDGAKLTDAIKSAAKALNKAATKGVLHKRTASRRISRLAKAATKAARAQA from the coding sequence TTGGCCAACACCAAGTCCGCAGAGAAGCGTCACCGTCAGTCCCTGAAGCGCCGTGCGCGCAACGTCACCGTGCGCGGTGAGGTGAAGACCGCCGTCAAGTCCGCCCGCGAGGCGCTCGGCAGCAAGGATGGGGCGAAGCTGACGGACGCCATCAAGTCGGCCGCCAAGGCGCTGAACAAGGCCGCCACCAAGGGCGTGCTGCACAAGCGCACCGCTTCCCGCCGCATCTCGCGTCTCGCGAAGGCCGCCACCAAGGCCGCCCGCGCGCAGGCCTAG
- the lptE gene encoding LPS assembly lipoprotein LptE has protein sequence MWVAAGCGYRLAPRGDGLPASVTSLCAPVFVNATPEPTLETVFTRFLRQELIRVGRLGSAESCDGRMEGTVLSVANTPTTVVGRSASPGFFFRVSARAQIRVVKDGQVLKQTEVFGSEDYVLGSGDILEAEANRQVALERLAEVLMRDGYDRLAGAW, from the coding sequence ATGTGGGTAGCCGCGGGCTGTGGCTACCGCCTGGCGCCTCGCGGAGACGGTCTACCGGCCAGCGTGACGTCCCTCTGCGCGCCTGTCTTCGTCAACGCGACGCCCGAGCCCACGCTGGAAACCGTCTTCACGCGCTTCCTACGGCAGGAGCTGATCCGCGTGGGTCGGCTGGGCAGCGCGGAGTCCTGCGACGGGCGCATGGAGGGCACGGTGCTGTCGGTGGCGAACACGCCCACGACCGTTGTGGGCAGGAGCGCGAGCCCGGGCTTCTTCTTCCGCGTCTCTGCTCGGGCGCAGATCCGCGTGGTGAAGGACGGACAGGTCCTCAAGCAGACGGAGGTCTTCGGGTCCGAGGACTATGTGCTGGGAAGCGGAGACATCCTGGAGGCGGAGGCGAACCGGCAGGTCGCGCTCGAGCGCCTCGCGGAGGTCTTGATGCGGGACGGGTACGACCGGCTCGCGGGCGCCTGGTGA